The genomic interval CCGGTACTGCCGTTCACATACAAACCATCCATCTGCTGGACATCAATATTGTGGCGGACAATCTCCCGCAGCCCTTTCTCATTCACATTGCCCTTTTCGTCAAACGAACACATTAGCGCGGTATATAAGCCTTTCATTCTATCACCTTTCCTTCTGTTGATTGGTTATCTAACTCCAGTACAGCTTGGCTAAATTTCTCCGTGATGCATTGCGGACGTGTGATGGCACTCCCAACGACGACCGCATGCGCACCAAGCTGCAGCGCTTTTTTCACTTTTTCCGGCGAGTCGAAATTACCTTCAGCAATCACCGGAATCGACAAATGTTCAAGAAGTTCCGTTACAAGATTCATAGGCACCGTATCTTTTGAGTAGGGCGTATATCCCGCCAGCGTCGAAGCGACAATATCAACGCCCGCTTCTTCAGCATGGATCGCCTCCTCCAATGTGGAAATATCCGCCATAAACAATTGATCCGGATACGTCGCCTTTACCTCGGAAAAGAATGCCTTGAAGCTTTTGCCATCAGGTCTTTTTTGATTTGTAGCATCAAGTGCGATGATATCCACACCCTCGCGATACAGCGCATCCACTTCATCAATCGTTGGTGTAATGAAAACATCACTATCTGTAAAATCCTTTTTGATGATGCCAATGATTGGTAGGTCCACTTCTTTTTTATCGCCTGAATGTCTTGTACAGTATTGGCCCGAATCCCAGATGCGCCACCTTGTTCAGCAGCCAGCGCCATTTTAGACATCATTCGGGACCCATGCAGCGGCTCATCCTCCAAAGCCTGACACGAAACAATTAACGCCTTATTGATTTTCTCCAATACGTCCATACACAATCCCCTTACTGATTCAAGGTAACGTTTTTAAAACGTTTTCATAGCTTAACTATAGCAATGTTGATTACCTGTTGTCAATATGTTTGTTATTTTTGATAGTGGATAATCAAAAAGGGTGTGGGGCGGGTGCGGGCGGGTGCGGGTGCCAGGCACTTTGACTATTCTGGTAATTCTGAATTATGTAAGTGGCTGGCACCCTGATGGGCTGCTGTCGCTCGAGTTCGGGTGCGCGTCGCTCGAGTTGGGTGCGGGTGCCAGGCACTTTGACTATTCTGATAATTCTGAATTATGTAAGTGCCTGGCACCCTGATGGAGTGCGGGGCGCTGTCGCTCGAGTTGCGGTGCGTGTCGCTCGAGTTGAGGTGCGTCGCTCGAGTTGAGGGGGGCGTGTCGCTCGAGTTGGCGGGTGCGTCGCTCGAGTTGGGGGTGCTGTCGCTCGAGTTGCGGCCGCTGTCGCTCGAGTTGAGGTGCGCGTCGCTCGAGTTGGGGTGCTCTCGCTCGAGTTGCGCGGGCTGTCGCTCGAGTCAGAGGGCCCTTTTTAAATGGACGATTTTCGGCCCTCGCCGAAAATCATCTACCTAGTGCCAGGCACTTTAACAATTCTGAATTGTTAAAGTGCCTGGCACCACCTCCTACCCTTCCATCGCGACGGCGCGAACTGGTGAGCCGTCTCCATCCACCAGCTTTAGGGGTAAAACGGAAATAATTGGATTGGGAAAGTCAATCGCATCCAAATTGGTCAGATTTTCAATGAGGACGCCCTCCCGCCCTAATACTTCTTCATGCACGGAAAAGTCGTCGCCCCCGGTCTTGTCCGGATTCAGCGCATCAATCCCAATCACGCGAACGCCTTGATCCAGCAATGCTCGCGCTACGTCGTGATGGATGTAGGGATGGCGCTCATATTTTTCCGTGCCGACATATTGTGCCCATCCCGTATGAAACAGCACGATGTCTCCTGGTCGGGCCTGTTGAATAAATGTGTTTGTATCGGCGAGTGTGATTGGTTCTTGCTCTTGTTTTCCCTGTACCGGAATGATCAAGCCGCGTCCGATGAATAGATGCAGATCCAGCTGGTCCATACGAGCCCCGTTCTGAAAAAAATGGGACGGGGCATCCACATGCGTGCCCGTGTGGGAAGCGATATGAAGATGGTGCACACTATACCCATCATCTTCCGGTGTTGCTGCTGGATAAATATGCGGCGTCGGATCTCCAGGAAAAACGGGCGTTCGATTGGTTAAATCCATCGTCAAATCGACAATTTGCTGCGGCTTCACACGTATTACCTCCCTTTTGTATTGGTGGACAAAACGTCACCAACAAATCAATTCGGTTAATCAACATACTGGCCCTGCTAACATGCCATATATACTACCATAGAAAAGCGGATTTTCGACAGCTGTCGAATCGTGTCTGCCTGCCAACTATCCCACTCAGACCCGGCATGATGGACATCTATATTCGATATCCAGAAACGCGTAATCCATCATCCAATCAATGTTGTGCAGGACATCATCGAGCTTCATCCCCTTAAAATAGCCATAGACCGGACAATGATCCAACCCTATCTGCAGCAATTTTTTCTCACGTGAGCCTTTCAAAATTTTAGCAAGTAACGCCGCCCGCCTGAAGCAATGATTTCATCGGCCGCACGCAAAATCGCTCGAATAGTAGCTTCCGGTAGTCGGTTTGTTTGCTGTGTCATATGGATAGCTCCTTGTCATTTTTCTGATGCATGAGGGCCTCCAAGCACCGTCACGTCAACAATCCAGCTGCTCGCAGCCCGTGCCAAATGCCATCATCATGCACATCTCTCGTCACAGTGCCTGCCGCTTGTTTGACGACATCTTTTGCATTCCCCATCGCGATGCTGTTCTGTACCGTTTGGAGCATCGGAATATCGTTCAGACCATCGCCAAATGCATAGACATCAGATTCAGGAATATTCAGCTGTTTTATCAGCTTATGAATGCCTGTCGCTTTGGACCCGCCAGCCGGCATAACATCCACAGAATACGTATGCCAACGGACAAAATTGAATTGATCAAACGTTTGATTATATTCCGCTTCGTCCGCTTCTGTGCAGAACAGCAGTGTCTGGTATACTTCCCCATCACGGTAAAATTCCGGGTGATACTTGACAGCCGTATCCAATTTCAGCGAGTCTGTCGCTTCTTTGACGTGCGGATGATTCCTAGTGTTGGCATACCAATCATGATGATTAAGATGAACCAACGGATGCTGGCGCGCCGCCGCATATGTTTCCAATGCCGCAAGATGATCCGGTTGGAGCGGATTTTTATAGATTGCTTCGTTATTGTGCACGACATATTGGCCGTTGATGCTGACATAGGTGTTAATGTTCAGTTCATGCATAAGTGTTCTGAAGGCAAACGGCGCACGGCCTGTTGCAATAGCCACAAAATGACCAGCCTGTTGTAAGTCGTCAATCGCTTGTCTAGTCGATTCCGGCAGCCGTTTCGCATCATCAAGTAGTGTACCGTCTATATCAAAAAAGATTAGCTTTTGTGTCATGTAATTTCCTCGTTTCATAGTGGTTTGCATCTATTATTCTAACATACATGATAGAAAATTTTTTGCAAAGCCGGTCACAGCCAATTGAAGCAAGGTACTTATAACAGATGGCAGTTTTTTGCGATTGAATTCGCGCAAGTTTCACCTCGGGCCGCGCGAGTTTCGAGTCGGGACGCGCGAGTTTCCTGATTTTCGCGGTTGACTTCTTTTAGGATTGTATTAAATAAGAGGGACCTTTTGGATTTCCTTATATTTTCCCAATAAAAGTCGAAAGGAATCGTGACCTTCGACATCATATTACGTTTTTATTTCCCGGGGAATATTTTAGGGGAATATGTCATTTTATTGCGATTGAGAAAATGATACCTATGCTGCGAGAGGAATGTACGAGATTACGATATGGACAGCACAACGCGTGGGTATGCTCTTTATTTGGATATAGGAAGCACCACTTAGTTATTTTGAAATGGAGGATTTTCGGATTGACGGGGGAGGCGCGGCGCTGGAGTGGCGGTGTGCGTCGCTCGAGTTCGGGCGACTGTTTAGTATATCGACAGAGGGAAGTGTATTTGGACTCGGCTGATTTTCGGCGGCTGCCGAAAATCGTCTATTTGTTAAAAACATCAAAATGTTAAACAGACCAGCGCCGCGACGCTGGTCTGTTCATTATAATTCGATACCTTGCACATTCCGTTCGACGATGCGCGCTTCCTTAATCGATGCGACGTCACCGCCGGAAGATGTGAAAGCATTCTGGGCGATGATCTCATCCATCGCTGCTTTAATAGCGGCCGAATCAACTGGTTCAACCGGCTTTTCCAAAGAATAAGTGACAGTCTTGCCATCCTGATTCAAAAATTTCAATTCAAGCTTTTTCACAAAATCACCTCCCTTCCCGCGTGCCAGGCACCGACACAATTCTGAATTGTTTGCGTGCCTGGCACCGAATTGCCTGGCACTTACGCTTGTGTGATGTTGGAGCTGTCGTTTCGTTCGACTTCTAAGAGCGGGCGCTGTTGCAATGGTGCGACCGCATTTGCGATGGCGTACAGCTGGTCGGCTGTTGCATCGGTTTTGACGTTGTTGAAGCCTTTTGTTTTGTACAGTTGCTTTCCGGATACCTCGTCCACCCCGTCATCGAGAATGAGACGCATGCGTGAATCGACTAGTTGTGCTACGGCCATGTTGCCACCTCCTTTCACCCTTACAATCGAATGTGGAGGCAGAAAGGTGTTGCCTTATAGGAAATTTTTTTAATCAATTGGGCGATTGTGCTGATATGGTAGGCTCGTGTGGTTAGGATCGCGCGAGTTTCCACGTTTTCGCGCGACTTTTCTCGATTTTCGCGCGAGTCTCACCTCGGGTCACGCGACTTGCTCTGTTTTGCATATGATTTTGTTGGTTTTCATAGGCTAAGGGTCGATTTCTGTTTATTTTTGTGATTTTATTGGTATTTATGTAGAATGAACATAAAATGGTAAGGGAGTAACAAAAATGTCGAAACGAAAGAAGTGGCTGATCGTTTTTGGCGTATGTATGCTTTTAGTAGTGGCTGGTGGTGTGGGTTACGCCATGCATTTGTACGATAAAACTGAGGAAACGGTGACTGAATCGCAGAAAAAAATTAGTCGTGATCATGATACATCCGAGCTGCGGGTTGAGGAAGTTGATCCTGTTGAAGATAATGTTTCTGTTTTGTTTATCGGCGTTGATAACAGTGAAATTCGCAATGAGCAGACTAGTCGTTCGGACGCGTTGATTTTGGCCACGTTCAATAAGGAAAGCAGTTCAGTTAAGTTGCTCAGCATCCCGAGGGACTCCTATGTTTATGTTCCTGAGGTGGACAGGTATACCAAAATCACTCACGCGCATGCTTATGGCGGCGCGGAGGCAACGATTGAAACGGTGGAGAATTTTCTCGATGTTCCTGTCGATTATTACGCGGAGATGAATTTTAATGGGTTTGTTGACGTGGTGGATGCACTTGGCGGGATTAAATATGATGTCCCGTACGAATTTAGTGAGTTTGACTCTAATGATGAACGGAATGGGGTTCATTTAAATGCCGGCTATCAGACGTTGAACGGGGAGGAAGCACTGGCGCTGGCAAGAACGCGGAAGTACGATAATGATATTGAGCGGGGCAAGCGGCAGCAAGCAATACTGAAGACAATCTTTGACAAGGCGACATCCACTGCATCCGTTTTTAAACTTGGAGAAGTAATTGATGCGATTGGAAGTAATATGACAACAAATATGACTTTCACCGACATGAAAAACTTTTTATCCTATGGGCTGGATGAAAACGTCGCTATAGATAAGATGATACTTGATGGAAGTGGCGGTTATATGGATGATGGGCTTTGGTATTTTCAGGTAAGTGAGGACAGCAAACGGAATACTCGTGCGGAGTTACGCAACCATTTGGACATGCGTGAATATGCCGATTCGAATGACCACCATGAAAAAGCAAAAAATGATATATAAAGTGAGGCAGTTTCCAGCGGAATTTGGGGAAAAGTAAGGCGGCACGATTGATGCTGCCTCTTTTTTTGTGCGTTTCTCGGTTTAATTGCTTTTTTTGGACAAATACAGCGTTTATGTCATTTACGAAGGATTCGCTTCATAGTAAACTAACAGTAATCAATTTTACGGGGCGGTCGATAAGATGAAAAAAGTGATCACATATGGGACTTTTGATTTATTGCACCCCGGTCATATTCATTTGCTGCGCCGGGCAAGAGCGTTGGGCGATTATCTGATTGTCGGCGTTTCAACAGATGACTTTAACCACAAGAAAAACAAAAATGCCTTCCACAATTATGCCGACCGCAGAACGATTGTCGAGGCGATTCGTTATGTAGATCAAGTAATCCCGGAAACAAGCTGGGAGCAAAAGCCGGATGATATTCTGACATATGATATCGATATTTTTGTCATGGGTGATGACTGGAGGGGCCAATTCGATGATTTAAAAACATACTGCGATGTGGTCTACCTCCCTCGTACAACCGGTATCTCTACCTCTAAGATTAAAAAAAGCCATTTATTTTGATACGAAAATGTAACCTTTTCTTAAATTGTCTCGTCTCATATATGTGGTATCCTAATTATTGTGGTCCAAGGGGACAGGTTCATCGGTCCAGGAAAATTTAACCAATTCCGTCCAGCGATAAGGTCGCTCCTTGCAGCGCCAGCTCAGGATTGCTGCCCTGGCCGCCCTTCTATCAAGCAATTATCTTTATGAACAATCTTCACATGCTTAAGATTGGCTGCTGATTTTCAAATGACTATCTGATCGACTAGCTAAAACGTGCATGCCGGCCATGCTCATATTGAATATGAGGGGACAGTCAGCCAATTTCTGTGTTAATTATTCCCCTTTTCACGGTAAGTATGTACACTTTTTGGTGACTTTCCTCAAATCCGGTGGCTCGCGCGCGGGGACGGTCGGCTTTTTCCCAAATGGGGCGGCTCTCACATGGGTCCGGTCGGCTTTTTCCCGAATGGGGCGGCTCTCGCGTGATCCAGTGGTTTCAGCCAAATTCGTGTTCTCTCGCGGCCCCGGTCAAATTTTCCCGAATCCAGTTAATTCTCGCTTAATCCGGTCGATTCCACCCGAATTCGGTTGATTTCTCGCACGTTCAAGTCGAATTTTCCCGAATTCGGCGGTCGATTCAGCTTGTCCTGGTTACTGCTATGTTCATTTTCGCATCGTTCGGCGGGGTATACGTTCGGCAATAAGCAATTTACTAGTGAGTCGATTTCTAGTAAAATGAAGGTTAGTTTTGTGGAAGGCAATCAATTGAAGGAGTAATCATATGACGAATAATACTTCACAAACGCGTCGTGTACGCAGGCAGAAGAAGCGCAGGCTGCGAAAAAAGAGAGTGTTTTTTGTTTTCGTGCCATTGCTGGTGGTTTTTGTAACGGTAATCTATGCAACATACCTATATGTGGAAGCGAAGTCTATACTTTCTGAGTCTCACGAAGATGATGGTCGGGAAAAATCTGATCTGCGTGATAAAGTGGTCGATCCCAGTGAAGACAATGTGACGATTCTTATTGCCGGGGTGGATGCGAGCGATGTGCGCAACAATTCCAATGGTGCAAGAACGGACACGTTGATGCTGGCAACCCTCAACAAAGATGAAAAAAGTGTTCGGCTGTTAAGCATTCCACGTGATTCGTATGTATATATTCCGGAAGTCGGCTACAAAACGAAAATTAACCACGCGCATGCATTCGGTGGCATACCAGCGACGATTGAAACCGTGGAAAATTTGATGGACATTCCGGTTGATTACTACGCGAAGCTCAACTTTGAAGCGTTTATCGACGTGGTGAATGCACTCAATGGTATTACGGTAAATGTGCCATACGAACTATATGAACAGAATTCTAAAGATGTCGCCGGTGCTATCCATCTGCAACCAGGTGAGCAGAAACTGAATGGGGAGGAAGCATTGGCGCTGGCCCGGACCCGAAAATTGGACAATGACATTGAGCGTGGCAAGCGACAGCAGAAAATTATTCAGGCTGTTGTTGACAAAACCACTTCCATCGGCTCGATTACAAAAATTACTGACATTATGGAAGCGGTCGGCAGTAACTTGACGACGAATATGAAATTTGATGAAATGAAATCTTTTGTTTCGTATGGGCTGAAGGGCTCCAGTATTGATTTTAAAACCATGACGCTTCAGGGAAGTGACAACTGGACCAATAGCGGCTATTACTGGCAGCTGGACCAGACAGCGCTCATGGAAACAAAGCAGAAATTGAAGGAACATCTCGAGCTAATTGATAAGACTGAAGATGAAGCCGTGCAGGAATCAAGCGGCGAAACCGGCACGCAAAATGAATCATATTGAATCGAAAAAACCGGCAGAGCGCCGGTTTTTTTTTGGTGCCAGGCACTATGAATATTCTGAATTGTGTGCGTGCCAGGCACCATGAATATTCTGAATTGTGCAAGTGCCTGGCACCAGATCCTCCCCTTCCTCTCCGCTATTTTGTGAGGAGGGATCGGATGCTGTTGAGGAGTGGTTGTTGGCCTTTTTTGACGACGCCGGCGAGTTCGGCGATGATTTGGATGCCGAGGAGGACGGCGCCTAGGATTAGGACGGATGCTTTTAGGGTGGCTCCGTTGAACACGATGGCCATGATTCCGAAAAAAATACTGAATCCGTAAATGATCAGGACGGACGTGCGGTGGCTGTAGCCCATTGCCATCAGTCTATAATGGATATGACCTTTATCCGCCATGCCGATGCTTTGTTTATTCATGAGGCGGCGTACAATAGCAAAGATCGTATCAAACATCGGTACGGCGATCACGACGATTGGAATAATGAAACTGAAAAAAGCGATATTTTTAAATAAGCCAAGAATCGAGACGACAGCAATCGCATAACCGAGAAACAATGCACCGGTATCGCCCATGAAAATGGTTGCCGGATAAAAGTTATGAAATAAAAATCCAATACAACTGCCTATAAGGACAAGCGTCAAGTAAACGACAATCAGCCGCTCATCCGCAATAGCCATTATAAAAATACTAATCAGTGCAATGGTCGATACCCCTGCTGCCAGACCGTCCAAGCCGTCAATCAGATTGATGGCATTCGTAACGGCAAGAATCCAAATAATGGTAATCACGACGCTATTCATGTCCCCAAAATAAATGATTCCGAAAAACGGGAGCGTGATTTTATCAATGAGCAAGCCGGATGCGACCACGGTTATGGCGGCAAGCACTTGTCCGAGAAGTTTCATGATTGGTTTGAGTTCCAAGAGATCATCAAGCATACCCGTCGCCATCATGATCACCCCTCCTAGCAGGATCGCTGCCAGCTGCGGGTGCTCAGGCCGAATGATGAGCAGACCTGCCACAGCGCCAATCAAGATGGCCAAGCCGCCCATACTCGTTTTGATTCCTTTATGTGTTTTTCGCTGCTGGTCGGGTTTGTCCACTGCACCAAGCGAAATCGCTAGCCGTTTAACTAATGGTGTACTAAAAAATGAAACAGCCAGCGATACAACAAACGCGGCAACCAGCACGATAACATTCATCATTGTCAACACCTGCTTTTTAATCAAAGGAGCCTTTTCGCTTTAGGTATTCCCAAAACCGTTATGCGTATGAATTTCCATCGGCATGAATTTAAATTCCTTGCCGCGCGCATCTTCTTTTAGTCATCCGCGCTTCATTCCGCCGCTCCATTTCAACCCGAGCAGAACCAACATTCCTGTCACGCCACCACCGATAACGAGCGACCATACATGACTGTCAATCGGAACCAAAGACGTACAGTAAATCAAAACCGCTGCTCCACCGACGAAGCTAGCCAATTTCCCGATCCCGCGCCATGAACTGACCACTAGACCGAGCTTATGTTTCGCAGCCGCCAGCAAAAGCAGCATATTGACGATGGAGGCGACAACGGTTCCCAAGGCAATCGCCTGTGCACCGAGGTCATCTATCAACAGCGTAATGACGAGGATGTTGACGCCAAAAACAGACAGGACATTCATCCCAATCGGCAGGTAGGCATTTTCCCTTGCATAGAAAAACCGTGTCACGTACGTATTCAGCGCAAGGGCGAAAATGCCGAATGAGAATACTTGCAGCAGTGGATACGTCGCGTTTGTCGATTGCGCGTCAAAATGGCCGTACTCAAAAATAAACGCAATGATATCTTTGGCATACATAAAGATAAAGACAGTAGCCGGCAAAAGCAAGGTGCAGGGCATGTGAAAGCCTTGTTGATAGGCTTTCGTCAGTTTTTGCGCGTCTCCGTCATTCACGGCTTTAGCAAGCATGGGATAAATCACTGTCGTAACACTTGTCATTAACACTGCCTGTGGAAATTGCGTCATTTTCGACGCGTAGTTCATCGCGGCAATCACGCCTTCGCTCAAATCCGCCGCATAGATCCGCTGAATGATAAAATAAAATTGAATCGTGGCACCGCCGAAAATGATTGGGAGTGCCATTTTGACAAACCGCGTGATCTCCGGCATGGGCACAAGCCGAATCCGAAAAGGCATGATCGCTTGTTTCCGTATGTACGTGACGAGGAAGGCCAGCATGAAAAACGAACCCAACAATGCGCCGAGCCCATAAGCGTATGCCGACATGATTGAAGTTAGTCCGAATCCGATGATTAAAAACACCGCATTAAAAATGAGCGTAGACATGGCGGTTAGCCGGAAGTTGTTGTGCACATTATGCAACCCGCTCAGAGCCATCGCCAGTGCCAGGAAGAACGTGGCCGGCGCCATTAAGACAAACAAGTTGCTCGTCAGCGCCATTGCTTCCGAAGACAGTCCGCCAAAAAACAAGTTCATCCAAAATTCCGGTATAAAGACAAACAGGATGGTTAATACGCCGATAATGATGCCAAGCCCGGTCAGTACCGTCTGGACAAATGTGTGTTTGTTTGAGTCAGCAGTTTTACTGTAGACGGATATGAACGCCGTCGTAATCGCCCCGCCGACAACAATATAAACGAAATTCGGAATGGTGAACGCCGTAATAATACTGTCAGCCTCGTAGCCTGTCCCGTACTGATAACCAATGATCACTTCCCGGGCAAACCCGAGCAGCCGGGCGATAACATTGATTAGGGCAACCGTCCCGAGCAGTTTCAGAAATGTACGTTTCATGAGCGGCTGCCCTCTTTTGAAAGTCCATACAGCGCGATGACGTCCTGTATCAGTTTTTCCTGATCATTTGCCGCTGCTTTTTCCAGTCCATTGGCAATTAACCGGGATCGTGTGCGTTCGTCGGCTAGCACGTCGTCTATTTTCGCAGCTAAATCATCCGAATCGTGTGGCGCGGCCAGCATGCCGGCGTCGTTTGCGAGCAAATAACTGAGACCGCCGACATCGGTTCCGACAACAGGCAAACGGCATGCCATCGCCTCTAACGCCACGAGTCCAAAGCCCTCGATATGAGACGGCAGCACAAATACATCAGCAGCGGCCATCCAGTCGGCTACCTGCTCCTGTGGCATGGCATCATGGATATGGATTCCTGCGCGCTTTTTCGCCTGTTGTTTTAAGTTGGCAAAATAGCTCGCGTCCTTCGCCTCCCCTATTAGATGCAGCGACACGTCGTCATGGCGGTCCCGGACGATATCGTATGCATCGACTAAGTCATCCAACCCTTTGGCACGGATCAGATTCCCGACAAATAATAACACTTTTTCATCCGCTGGCAGATCAAGTCGTTGCCTGGCGTCCATTTTATCCTGTTCGTGGAATACAGACCGGTTGACCCCCATATTAATGACGGAAATTTTCCCGGCATCAATGGAAAAAGCAGCCAGCATCTCTGCGCGGAGTCGCTCACCAACGACGATAATCTCATCCGCTTCTTCCAGTATTTTCTTCGTCCATGATTGCACACGCTCGCTCTTCTTGCTCATCTGGTCGATATCACCGCCGTGTGAAGTGACGACCAACCGCTTGCCGAGCAACTTTTTGTACAATAAACCGACTAGCCCTGTCGGAAATATGTAATGCGCGTGTACGGTGTGGTAATGTTTTCCCTGCGTCAATAAATTCAACATGCTTTGCAAGAGAAAGCTACCATATTTTTTCACCAGCAGCAGTTTACCTTTGCGTGGATCGTCAATCGCCAGCACATCAACGTCCAACCCTTTCGATCGAAGCAGTTCCACTTGATTTTTGACAAAAATACCGAACGTTTTCGACCGGCCGGATGGATACATATTACTTAGCACGAGCAGCTTTTCCTTATTATTCTCAAACGTCTGCCTGATTAGTCCCATACCCCTGTCCGACATCTGTTTCATGTTGGTGGCAACGGCTTGAAAACGGTCTAGTGTCGCCGGCCAATCCCGGTTCATCGAGCGATACGCTTGGGCAAAAAAGGCATCATCCGCATTAAGATTGCTAATCGGGACTGTATACTCACCACAGCCAACCATGTCCATAAAATCCTGCACTTTATGATGGTAAGATACGGCAATAACCGGTATGTGGGACACGAGCGCCAAAATAAGCGAGTGCAGCCTGGTACCGATCACCAGATCCTGCTCGCTTGCATATTGGGTGATCTCCTGATGATTCATGCTCTTCTCCTGCATCGTAGAACGCCCGCTGTACGCCATTTTGTCCCTAATGGCCTCTGCTACTTGCAAATCCTGTGGGTACTTCGTTGCAAAAAAATTCACCGTTGCATCGGGATGTTCAGCAAGCAGTGTGTCCAAATTGCGAGCCATCCCTGTTATGTAATCGTCATACTTGGCCATATCTTCTTCCGGCCAATAGCTGCGGTGATGGTACGGGACCGCTGTCACTCCAATCTGCAAACCATTTGTATTGCGCTCGGTTTCAGCCGGTTGACGCACTTGAAACGCAGGGTCACCGATGACATGAATAGCGGATTTGACACCGATGGATTCCAGCAGTTTTTTCGATTTCGGATCTCGGACCGTTACCAGCTTAGCCAGATGGGCGAGTGACCGGAGAATCGTCTTGCCGATTTTTGTGAGAATCGGACCTGCACCGACGCCATACAGCACAACCGGCGTCCCGGATAAC from Lentibacillus cibarius carries:
- a CDS encoding LCP family protein, with translation MTNNTSQTRRVRRQKKRRLRKKRVFFVFVPLLVVFVTVIYATYLYVEAKSILSESHEDDGREKSDLRDKVVDPSEDNVTILIAGVDASDVRNNSNGARTDTLMLATLNKDEKSVRLLSIPRDSYVYIPEVGYKTKINHAHAFGGIPATIETVENLMDIPVDYYAKLNFEAFIDVVNALNGITVNVPYELYEQNSKDVAGAIHLQPGEQKLNGEEALALARTRKLDNDIERGKRQQKIIQAVVDKTTSIGSITKITDIMEAVGSNLTTNMKFDEMKSFVSYGLKGSSIDFKTMTLQGSDNWTNSGYYWQLDQTALMETKQKLKEHLELIDKTEDEAVQESSGETGTQNESY
- a CDS encoding glycosyltransferase family 4 protein; its protein translation is MMNVIVLVAAFVVSLAVSFFSTPLVKRLAISLGAVDKPDQQRKTHKGIKTSMGGLAILIGAVAGLLIIRPEHPQLAAILLGGVIMMATGMLDDLLELKPIMKLLGQVLAAITVVASGLLIDKITLPFFGIIYFGDMNSVVITIIWILAVTNAINLIDGLDGLAAGVSTIALISIFIMAIADERLIVVYLTLVLIGSCIGFLFHNFYPATIFMGDTGALFLGYAIAVVSILGLFKNIAFFSFIIPIVVIAVPMFDTIFAIVRRLMNKQSIGMADKGHIHYRLMAMGYSHRTSVLIIYGFSIFFGIMAIVFNGATLKASVLILGAVLLGIQIIAELAGVVKKGQQPLLNSIRSLLTK
- a CDS encoding cyclase family protein yields the protein MKPQQIVDLTMDLTNRTPVFPGDPTPHIYPAATPEDDGYSVHHLHIASHTGTHVDAPSHFFQNGARMDQLDLHLFIGRGLIIPVQGKQEQEPITLADTNTFIQQARPGDIVLFHTGWAQYVGTEKYERHPYIHHDVARALLDQGVRVIGIDALNPDKTGGDDFSVHEEVLGREGVLIENLTNLDAIDFPNPIISVLPLKLVDGDGSPVRAVAMEG
- a CDS encoding Cof-type HAD-IIB family hydrolase; its protein translation is MTQKLIFFDIDGTLLDDAKRLPESTRQAIDDLQQAGHFVAIATGRAPFAFRTLMHELNINTYVSINGQYVVHNNEAIYKNPLQPDHLAALETYAAARQHPLVHLNHHDWYANTRNHPHVKEATDSLKLDTAVKYHPEFYRDGEVYQTLLFCTEADEAEYNQTFDQFNFVRWHTYSVDVMPAGGSKATGIHKLIKQLNIPESDVYAFGDGLNDIPMLQTVQNSIAMGNAKDVVKQAAGTVTRDVHDDGIWHGLRAAGLLT
- a CDS encoding DUF2922 domain-containing protein; the encoded protein is MKKLELKFLNQDGKTVTYSLEKPVEPVDSAAIKAAMDEIIAQNAFTSSGGDVASIKEARIVERNVQGIEL
- the murJ gene encoding murein biosynthesis integral membrane protein MurJ, producing MKRTFLKLLGTVALINVIARLLGFAREVIIGYQYGTGYEADSIITAFTIPNFVYIVVGGAITTAFISVYSKTADSNKHTFVQTVLTGLGIIIGVLTILFVFIPEFWMNLFFGGLSSEAMALTSNLFVLMAPATFFLALAMALSGLHNVHNNFRLTAMSTLIFNAVFLIIGFGLTSIMSAYAYGLGALLGSFFMLAFLVTYIRKQAIMPFRIRLVPMPEITRFVKMALPIIFGGATIQFYFIIQRIYAADLSEGVIAAMNYASKMTQFPQAVLMTSVTTVIYPMLAKAVNDGDAQKLTKAYQQGFHMPCTLLLPATVFIFMYAKDIIAFIFEYGHFDAQSTNATYPLLQVFSFGIFALALNTYVTRFFYARENAYLPIGMNVLSVFGVNILVITLLIDDLGAQAIALGTVVASIVNMLLLLAAAKHKLGLVVSSWRGIGKLASFVGGAAVLIYCTSLVPIDSHVWSLVIGGGVTGMLVLLGLKWSGGMKRG
- a CDS encoding LCP family protein, translating into MSKRKKWLIVFGVCMLLVVAGGVGYAMHLYDKTEETVTESQKKISRDHDTSELRVEEVDPVEDNVSVLFIGVDNSEIRNEQTSRSDALILATFNKESSSVKLLSIPRDSYVYVPEVDRYTKITHAHAYGGAEATIETVENFLDVPVDYYAEMNFNGFVDVVDALGGIKYDVPYEFSEFDSNDERNGVHLNAGYQTLNGEEALALARTRKYDNDIERGKRQQAILKTIFDKATSTASVFKLGEVIDAIGSNMTTNMTFTDMKNFLSYGLDENVAIDKMILDGSGGYMDDGLWYFQVSEDSKRNTRAELRNHLDMREYADSNDHHEKAKNDI
- a CDS encoding DUF1659 domain-containing protein, translating into MAVAQLVDSRMRLILDDGVDEVSGKQLYKTKGFNNVKTDATADQLYAIANAVAPLQQRPLLEVERNDSSNITQA
- the tagD gene encoding glycerol-3-phosphate cytidylyltransferase, with the protein product MKKVITYGTFDLLHPGHIHLLRRARALGDYLIVGVSTDDFNHKKNKNAFHNYADRRTIVEAIRYVDQVIPETSWEQKPDDILTYDIDIFVMGDDWRGQFDDLKTYCDVVYLPRTTGISTSKIKKSHLF